In Nyctibius grandis isolate bNycGra1 chromosome 8, bNycGra1.pri, whole genome shotgun sequence, a single window of DNA contains:
- the B4GALT2 gene encoding beta-1,4-galactosyltransferase 2: protein MTRLLLGVTLERICKAVLLLCLLHFVIIMILYFDVYAQHLDFFSRFNARNASRAHPFSNSSRPNGTIPSYGPAGAEAPSPSAKPSANQSATEKPLQPCQETPPGLVGRLLIEFSSPMSMERVQQENPDVRQGGKYTPLDCLPRQKVAILIPFRHREHHLKYWLHYLHPILRRQKVAYGIYIINQFGEDTFNRAKLLNVGFLEALKDDEEYDCFIFSDVDLIPMDDRNLYRCYEQPRHFAVGMDKFGFRLPYAGYFGGVSGLSKSQFLKINGFPNEYWGWGGEDDDIFNRISLNGMKVSRPDIRIGRYRMIKHERDKHNEPNPQRFTKIQNTKMTMKRDGISSLQYRLMEVSRQPMYTNITVDIGRPSPRLARG, encoded by the exons ATGACCAGGCTGCTCTTGGGGGTGACCCTGGAAAGGATTTGCAAGGccgtgctgctgctctgcctgctccacTTCGTCATCATCATGATCCTCTACTTCGACGTCTACGCGCAGCACCTGGACTTCTTCAGCCGCTTCAACGCCAGGAACGCCTCGCGTGCCCACCCCTTCTCCAACTCCTCCCGCCCCAACGGCACCATCCCCAGCTATGGGCCAGCCGGCGCTGAGGCCCCATCCCCCAGTGCCAAGCCCAGTGCCAACCAGTCTGCCACCGAGAAGCCCTTGCAGCCCTGCCAGGAGACGCCTCCCGGCTTAG TCGGGCGCCTGCTCATCGAGTTCAGCTCTCCCATGAGCATGGAGCGGGTGCAGCAGGAGAATCCCGACGTGCGCCAGGGTGGCAAGTACACCCCCCTGGACTGCCTGCCCCGGCAGAAGGTGGCCATCCTCATCCCCTTCCGGCATCGCGAACACCACCTCAAGTACTGGCTGCACTACCTGCACCCCATCCTGCGCCGGCAGAAGGTGGCTTATGGCATCTACATCATCAACCAG TTCGGCGAGGACACCTTCAACCGGGCCAAGCTGCTCAATGTGGGGTTCCTGGAGGCCCTCAAGGACGACGAGGAGTACGACTGCTTCATCTTCAGCGATGTGGACCTCATCCCCATGGACGACCGCAACCTCTATCGCTGCTACGAGCAGCCGCGGCACTTTGCTGTTGGCATGGACAAGTTTGGGTTCAG GCTGCCCTATGCTGGCTACTTTGGTGGCGTCTCTGGGCTGAGCAAGTCTCAGTTCCTGAAGATCAACGGCTTTCCCAATGAGtactggggctggggaggagaggacgATGACATCTTTAACCG catcTCCCTGAATGGCATGAAGGTGTCGAGGCCCGACATCCGCATCGGGAGGTACCGCATGATCAAGCACGAGCGCGACAAACACAACGAGCCCAACCCGCAGAG ATTCACCAAGATCCAGAACACCAAAATGACAATGAAGCGGGATGGGATCAGCTCGCTGCAGTACCGACTCATGGAGGTCTCACGTCAACCCATGTACACCAACATCACGGTGGATATCGGCAGGCCATCTCCCCGCCTGGCCCGGGGCTAG